From Desmodus rotundus isolate HL8 chromosome 12, HLdesRot8A.1, whole genome shotgun sequence, one genomic window encodes:
- the TARS2 gene encoding threonine--tRNA ligase, mitochondrial, with protein MGLYQRWRRLRLPGLQACGLHTAAVPNPPHWLVERLGLFEELWATQVKKVASIAEKEHRTIKIALPGGQKVEAVAWNTTPYQLAQQISSTLANTAVAAQVNGEPYDLERPLETDSDLRFLTFDSAEGKAVFWHSSTHVLGAAAEQLLGAVLCRGPSTECGFYHDFFLGKERTIQGSELPVLERICQELIAAAHPFRRLEASQDQLRQLFKDNPFKLRLMEEEVTGPTATVYGCGTLVDLCRGPHLRHTGQIGGLKLLTNSSSLWKSSGAPETLQRVSGISFPTAEELRAWEEWRKEAELRDHRRIGKEQELFFFHELSPGSCFFLPRGTRVYNALVSFIRAEYARRGFSEVKTPTLFATKLWELSGHWEHYQEDMYALQPTGSDRPASSRSDHPTSHPTDTLALKPMNCPAHCLMFAHRPRSWRELPLRLADFGALHRAEASGSLGGLTRLRCFQQDDAHIFCAPNQLEAEIRGCLDFLHSVYAVLGFSFRLALSTRPSGFLGEPSLWDQAEQVLQQALEEFGEPWELNPGDGAFYGPKIDVHIHDALGRPHQCGTIQLDFQLPLRFDLQYKGQAGAPERPVLIHRAVLGSVERMLGVLAESCGGKWPLWLSPFQVMVIPVGTEQEEFAREAQQSLRAAGLVGDLDADPKLTLSRRVRRAQLTSYNFQFVVGQKEQSKRTVNIRTRDNRRLGEWDLKEAVGRLLELQNARVPNAEEMF; from the exons ATGGGATTGTATCAGAGGTGGCGGCGGCTCCGGCTCCCAGGGTTACAAGCCTGCGGGCTACACACG GCAGCGGTGCCGAACCCTCCACACTGGTTGGTAGAGCGGCTTGGCCTTTTTGAGGAGCTATGGGCTACTCAGGTAAAGAAGGTAGCAAGCATAGCAGAAAAGGAACACCGGACTATTAAGATAGCGCTTCCCGGAGGCCAGAAGGTGGAGGCAGTGGCATGGAATACAACCCCTTACCAACTAGCCCAGCAGATCAG TTCAACCCTGGCAAATACTGCAGTGGCTGCTCAAGTGAATGGAGAACCTTATGATCTGGAGCGGCCCTTGGAGACAGATTCTGACCTCAGATTTCTGACATTTGATTCTGCAGAGGGGAAAGCA GTGTTCTGGCACTCCAGCACCCACGTCCTGGGAGCAGCAGCAGAGCAACTCCTAGGTGCCGTCCTCTGCCGAGGGCCAAGCACAGAATGTGGCTTCTACCATGATTTCTTCCTGGGAAAAGAACG GACTATCCAGGGCTCAGAGCTGCCTGTTTTGGAGCGAATTTGCCAGGAACTTATAGCTGCTGCTCACCCCTTCCGCAGGCTAGAGGCTTCCCAGGATCAGCTTCGCCAGCTCTTTAAG GATAACCCCTTTAAGCTTCGCCTGATGGAGGAGGAAGTGACAGGTCCAACGGCAACAGTATATGG gtGTGGCACGTTGGTTGATCTTTGCCGGGGCCCCCACCTTCGGCATACGGGACAGATTGGAGGGCTGAAGCTGCTCACG AACTCGTCATCCCTATGGAAGTCCTCAGGTGCCCCAGAGACCCTGCAGAGAGTGTCCGGGATTTCCTTCCCCACAGCAGAGGAGCTGAGGGCCTGggaagaatggaggaaggaagcagagttACGGGACCACCGGCGCAttgggaag GAACAGGAGCTCTTTTTCTTCCACGAACTGAGTCCTGGGAGCTGCTTCTTCCTGCCACGGGGGACAAGGGTGTATAATGCCCTAGTGTCCTTTATCAGG GCTGAGTACGCCCGCCGTGGTTTCTCAGAAGTGAAGACGCCCACACTGTTTGCTACGAAACTCTGGGAACTCTCGGGGCACTGGGAGCATTATCAGGAAGACATGTATGCACTGCAGCCCACAGGCTCTGACAGGCCCGCCAGCTCCCGGAGTGACCACCCTACCAGCCATCCCACAGACACGCTCGCCCTCAAACCCATGAACTGCCCTGCGCACTG CCTGATGTTCGCCCACCGGCCCAGATCCTGGCGAGAGCTGCCCCTGCGACTGGCAGACTTCGGGGCCCTGCACAGGGCTGAGGCCTCTGGCAGTCTGGGGGGACTGACCCGGCTGCGGTGTTTCCAGCAGGATGACGCTCACATCTTCTGTGCACCCAATCAG ctGGAAGCAGAGATCCGAGGCTGCCTGGATTTCCTCCACTCGGTCTATGCTGTCCTTGGCTTCTCCTTCCGCCTGGCACTGTCTACCCGGCCGTCTGGCTTCCTGGGAGAGCCTTCTCTTTGGGACCAGGCTGAGCAG GTCCTTCAACAAGCCCTGGAAGAATTTGGGGAACCCTGGGAACTCAACCCTGGAGATGGTGCCTTCTATGGGCCTAAG ATTGACGTGCACATCCATGATGCCCTGGGGCGGCCCCATCAGTGTGGGACAATCCAGCTTGACTTCCAGCTGCCCCTGAGATTTGACCTCCAGTACAAGGG GCAGGCGGGGGCCCCGGAGCGGCCAGTGCTCATTCACCGAGCAGTGCTAGGCTCTGTGGAAAGGATGCTGGGGGTGCTGGCAGAGAGCTGTGGCGGGAAATG GCCACTGTGGCTGTCCCCATTCCAGGTGATGGTCATCCCTGTGGGGACCGAGCAAGAGGAATTTGCCCGGGAG GCACAGCAGAGCCTGCGGGCTGCAGGACTGGTCGGTGACCTGGACGCTGACCCCAAACTGACCCTCAGCCGGAGAGTCCGCCGGGCGCAGCTCACCAGCTACAATTTTCAGTTTG TGGTTGGCCAGAAAGAGCAGAGCAAGAGAACAGTGAACATTCGGACCCGAGATAATCGGCGACTTGGAGAATGGGACTTGAAGGAGGCTGTGGGGCGGCTGCTGGAGCTACAGAACGCCAGGGTCCCGAATGCTGAAGAAATGTTCTGA
- the ECM1 gene encoding extracellular matrix protein 1 isoform X2 has product MGTMSRAALVLACLAVAFLASEGGFKSSGQRELGPEYLQEVGYAAPPSPPLTRAHPVDHPDTAERGPHFEEESEVQPPPSLEAGFVQVEELFSPQLLLKTGPLSLSGSHTTDPSLPQKVIPVQEELPSSQLPIEQKEVNSPVPQHEETIDQREEKPEPVSSNPASHCQQGRSQGSWGHRLDGFPPGRPSSDNLDQICLPTRQHVVYGPWNLPQSGYSHLSRQGETLNMLETGYSRCCRCRSYIERMDCAKLVWEDSLDGYCEQEQAIKTHLHMCCHHPASPARDNCFAKNAPYPNYDRDLLTIDLSRVTPNLMVHLCGNQRVLTKHKQIPGLIRNMTARCCELPLPEQACCAEEEKSAYISDLCGEQSNIWRDLAFCCKLSPGDEQTNCFNINYLKNVALVSGDTEDDKGQGKQNPTQGTNISPSP; this is encoded by the exons ATGGGGACCATGTCCAGAGCAGCCTTGGTCTTGGCCTGTTTGGCTGTTGCTTTTCTAGCCTCTGAGGGAG GTTTCAAGAGTTCAGGCCAAAGGGAGCTGGGGCCAGAGTACCTTCAAGAAG TTGGCTATGCAgcgcccccttccccacccctgacACGAGCCCACCCTGTGGACCACCCTGACACTGCTGAGCGTGGCCCTCACTTTGAGGAAGAGAGTGAAG TgcagccccctccctctctggAAGCTGGCTTTGTCCAAGTGGAGGAGCTGTTTTCTCCCCAACTCCTTCTGAAAACAG GACCCCTCTCCCTGTCAGGAAGCCACACCACggatccctctctccctcagaaAGTCATCCCTGTCCAGGAAGAGCTACCTTCCTCCCAGCTCCCTATTGAACAGAAGGAAG TAAACTCACCTGTACCACAACATGAGGAAACGATCGACCAGAGAGAGG AGAAGCCAGAGCCTGTGTCTTCGAACCCAGCCTCACACTGCCAACAGGGCCGGTCCCAAGGGAGCTGGGGCCACCGGCTGGATGGTTTCCCCCCTGGGCGGCCTTCTTCCGACAATCTGGACCAGATCTGCCTTCCCACTCGTCAGCATGTGGTGTATGGCCCGTGGAACCTGCCCCAGTCTGGCTACTCTCACCTTAGTCGCCAGGGTGAGACCCTCAATATGCTGGAGACTGGATATTCCCGCTGCTGCCGCTGTCGCAGCTACATAGAACGCATGGACTGTGCAAAGCTTGTG TGGGAGGACAGCCTTGACGGATACTGTGAGCAGGAACAGGCTATAAAGACCCACCTCCACATGTGCTGCCACCACCCTGCCAGCCCTGCCCGCGAcaactgttttgccaaaaatGCTCCCTACCCCAACTATGACCGGGATCTCTTGACCATTGACCTCAGCCGAGTCACCCCCAACCTCATGGTGCATCTTTGTGGAAACCAAAGGGTTCTCACCAAGCA TAAACAGATTCCTGGACTAATCCGGAACATGACTGCCCGTTGCTGTGAGCTGCCACTTCCAGAGCAAGCCTGCTGTGcggaggaggag AAATCAGCCTATATCAGTGACCTGTGTGGTGAACAAAGTAACATCTGGCGAGACCTTGCCTTCTGCTGTAAACTGAGTCCTGGGGATGAACAGACCAACTGCTTCAACATTAATTATCTGAAGAATGTGGCTCTAGTGTCTGGAGACACTGAGGATGACAAGGGCCAGGGGAAGCAGAACCCAACTCAGGGAACAAATATCAGTCCCAGCCCTTGA
- the ECM1 gene encoding extracellular matrix protein 1 isoform X1 — MGTMSRAALVLACLAVAFLASEGGFKSSGQRELGPEYLQEVGYAAPPSPPLTRAHPVDHPDTAERGPHFEEESEVQPPPSLEAGFVQVEELFSPQLLLKTGPLSLSGSHTTDPSLPQKVIPVQEELPSSQLPIEQKEVNSPVPQHEETIDQREEKPEPVSSNPASHCQQGRSQGSWGHRLDGFPPGRPSSDNLDQICLPTRQHVVYGPWNLPQSGYSHLSRQGETLNMLETGYSRCCRCRSYIERMDCAKLVWENAMTQFCEAEFSVKTRAHWCCKKQGEARFSCFQEEAPQPHYKLRDCPSLQPVIFSGLELPFPPGVPTLDNIKIICHLRRFRSVPRNLPPTDSLQRQLQALTRLEGAFQRCCRQGNNHTCAWKAWEDSLDGYCEQEQAIKTHLHMCCHHPASPARDNCFAKNAPYPNYDRDLLTIDLSRVTPNLMVHLCGNQRVLTKHKQIPGLIRNMTARCCELPLPEQACCAEEEKSAYISDLCGEQSNIWRDLAFCCKLSPGDEQTNCFNINYLKNVALVSGDTEDDKGQGKQNPTQGTNISPSP; from the exons ATGGGGACCATGTCCAGAGCAGCCTTGGTCTTGGCCTGTTTGGCTGTTGCTTTTCTAGCCTCTGAGGGAG GTTTCAAGAGTTCAGGCCAAAGGGAGCTGGGGCCAGAGTACCTTCAAGAAG TTGGCTATGCAgcgcccccttccccacccctgacACGAGCCCACCCTGTGGACCACCCTGACACTGCTGAGCGTGGCCCTCACTTTGAGGAAGAGAGTGAAG TgcagccccctccctctctggAAGCTGGCTTTGTCCAAGTGGAGGAGCTGTTTTCTCCCCAACTCCTTCTGAAAACAG GACCCCTCTCCCTGTCAGGAAGCCACACCACggatccctctctccctcagaaAGTCATCCCTGTCCAGGAAGAGCTACCTTCCTCCCAGCTCCCTATTGAACAGAAGGAAG TAAACTCACCTGTACCACAACATGAGGAAACGATCGACCAGAGAGAGG AGAAGCCAGAGCCTGTGTCTTCGAACCCAGCCTCACACTGCCAACAGGGCCGGTCCCAAGGGAGCTGGGGCCACCGGCTGGATGGTTTCCCCCCTGGGCGGCCTTCTTCCGACAATCTGGACCAGATCTGCCTTCCCACTCGTCAGCATGTGGTGTATGGCCCGTGGAACCTGCCCCAGTCTGGCTACTCTCACCTTAGTCGCCAGGGTGAGACCCTCAATATGCTGGAGACTGGATATTCCCGCTGCTGCCGCTGTCGCAGCTACATAGAACGCATGGACTGTGCAAAGCTTGTG TGGGAGAACGCAATGACCCAGTTCTGTGAGGCTGAGTTCTCGGTCAAGACCCGAGCCCACTGGTGCTGCAAAAAGCAGGGGGAGGCTCGATTCTCCTGCTTCCAGGAGGAAGCTCCCCAGCCACACTACAAGCTACGGGActgccccagcctccagcctgttATTTTCTCGGGCCTCGAGCTGCCTTTTCCCCCTGGGGTCCCAACGCTGGACAATATCAAGATCATCTGCCACCTAAGACGCTTCCGCTCTGTGCCACGCAACCTCCCACCTACTGACTCCCTCCAAAGGCAGCTGCAGGCTCTGACCCGGCTGGAGGGGGCGTTTCAGCGCTGCTGCCGGCAGGGAAACAACCACACCTGTGCGTGGAAGGCT TGGGAGGACAGCCTTGACGGATACTGTGAGCAGGAACAGGCTATAAAGACCCACCTCCACATGTGCTGCCACCACCCTGCCAGCCCTGCCCGCGAcaactgttttgccaaaaatGCTCCCTACCCCAACTATGACCGGGATCTCTTGACCATTGACCTCAGCCGAGTCACCCCCAACCTCATGGTGCATCTTTGTGGAAACCAAAGGGTTCTCACCAAGCA TAAACAGATTCCTGGACTAATCCGGAACATGACTGCCCGTTGCTGTGAGCTGCCACTTCCAGAGCAAGCCTGCTGTGcggaggaggag AAATCAGCCTATATCAGTGACCTGTGTGGTGAACAAAGTAACATCTGGCGAGACCTTGCCTTCTGCTGTAAACTGAGTCCTGGGGATGAACAGACCAACTGCTTCAACATTAATTATCTGAAGAATGTGGCTCTAGTGTCTGGAGACACTGAGGATGACAAGGGCCAGGGGAAGCAGAACCCAACTCAGGGAACAAATATCAGTCCCAGCCCTTGA